In a single window of the Geotrypetes seraphini chromosome 11, aGeoSer1.1, whole genome shotgun sequence genome:
- the LOC117369381 gene encoding interleukin-9 receptor-like, producing the protein MEFTTENCLKKLQLLELCCLMLTMSFRVDRATEMSGTVNCRADSEGKIECTWLKGDNMEDGSFSLQIELNSQENYDIWKTEEDECALVQEEDRANYYYCTIDTGNIFSPFDNYTILLGRPIGGSSAENKSYTVLLSEFIPFLNIKCNPPYNVLCSFSENKYIIVWNVSGTLKDKLRYELRYKTEDAPWEKAKSKQLNNSIEYIAIEASELETDARYQAQVRCKTSEMSLYRSEWSEWSPQIAFNTTAAGFSQRQDTIRHKDMGFLLILLLLAMISTYLFVNLKFSSRIKIALSKNIPTPTAFFQPLYGEYRGNFQTWTRPRDSCKQDVKGVAEVEKKNEEELATCYLLISNVQAEPISHITYFKPLHNDNRVAPREEACTSFSDTYLPFQQYVGRNYVRKNEVATGLISCIGQGYCQQNAVPSAFNVTIGAASSQNVPDKNLITDLQTEQESFPFQESFESESCCSCSNDYSALL; encoded by the exons ATGGAATTTACAACGGAGAACTGCCTTAAGAAGCTTCAACTTCTAGAACTCTGTTGCCTGATGTTGACGATGTCTTTCAGAGTCGACAGGGCTA CTGAAATGTCTGGTACGGTTAACTGCCGTGCAGATTCCGAAGGTAAAATAGAGTGCACATGGCTTAAAGGAGACAATATGGAAGATGGATCATTTTCCCTACAAATTGAGCT tAATTCGCAAGAAAACTATGACATATGGAAGACTGAAGAAGACGAATGTGCTCTTGTTCAAGAAGAAGACCGGGCAAACTATTACTACTGCACAATAGACACTGGAAATATATTTTCACCGTTTGATAACTACACCATATTGCTCGGAAGACCCATCGGTGGAAGCAGTGCTGAGAACAAAAGCTATACTGTACTATTATCTGAATTTATACCGTTCTTAAATA TTAAATGTAATCCACCATATAATGTTTTGTGCAGCTTCAGTGAAAATAAGTATATTATAGTGTGGAATGTTTCTGGGACGCTCAAAGATAAATTAAGATACGAACTGCGTTATAAGACAGAAGATGCACCCTGGGAG AAGGCAAAGAGCAAGCAACTGAACAATTCTATAGAATATATAGCAATCGAAGCATCAGAGCTGGAAACGGATGCCCGATACCAGGCGCAAGTACGCTGTAAAACTTCTGAAATGTCCCTATATCGAAGTGAGTGGAGTGAGTGGAGCCCTCAGATAGCATTCAATACTACGGCAGCAG GTTTTTCACAAAGACAGGACACGATACGTCACAAAGATATGGGATTCTTGCTAATTCTACTTCTTCTTGCAATGATCAGTACATACTTATTTGTGAATCTGAAATTTTCATCcag AATAAAAATAGCCCTTTCGAAGAACATACCAACACCCACTGCATTTTTTCAACCACTCTATGGAGAATACCGTGGAAATTTTCAG ACCTGGACCAGACCTCGTGATTCATGTAAACAGGATGTAAAAGGAGTCGCTGAAGTGGAAAAGAAAAACGAAGAAGAACTGGCTACATGTTACCTGTTGATATCAAATGTTCAAGCTGAACCTATTTCTCATATCACCTACTTCAAGCCACTCCACAACGACAACAGGGTGGCTCCTCGGGAAGAAGCCTGTACCTCTTTTTCGGATACCTATTTGCCATTTCAGCAATATGTAGGACGCAACTATGTAAGGAAGAATGAAGTAGCAACTGGCTTGATATCCTGCATTGGGCAAGGCTACTGTCAGCAAAATGCAGTTCCAAGTGCCTTTAATGTAACAATCGGTGCAGCCTCAAGCCAGAATGTTCCTGACAAAAATCTCATCACCGATTTACAAACAGAGCAAGAGTCTTTCCCGTTTCAGGAGTCTTTTGAGTCTGAGAGTTGCTGTTCTTGCAGTAACGATTATTCTGCTTTGCTTTGA